From a region of the uncultured Draconibacterium sp. genome:
- a CDS encoding acyl-ACP thioesterase domain-containing protein, with product MKHKQELSTKSYFVSRFGQLSTSFLFWQIQDIAWEHAEKLGFGFDNLQKEKQFWVLSRLLVKIKRRPEWGEKFTVETWPAGIDGLLALRDIHFIDANGESIIQATTSWLVLNQETKRIVKLELGSIPLHDERVLEMNAGKVKPVKSEDEVLFTPVLFNEIDVNQHFNSGRYLERIIDSYDFNFHETNELIEFEVNFVKEGTQNDRLGIKKQILDKKNHICSVVRESDGADLIRARLVWSPRQQAF from the coding sequence ATGAAACACAAACAGGAATTATCTACAAAATCATATTTCGTTAGCCGTTTTGGGCAACTTTCTACTTCCTTCCTTTTTTGGCAAATTCAGGACATTGCCTGGGAACATGCCGAAAAATTAGGTTTCGGGTTTGACAATCTTCAAAAGGAAAAACAGTTTTGGGTGTTATCCCGATTGCTGGTTAAAATAAAACGTCGCCCCGAATGGGGAGAAAAATTTACGGTGGAAACCTGGCCTGCCGGAATTGATGGTCTGCTGGCACTCCGAGATATTCATTTTATTGATGCCAATGGCGAAAGTATCATTCAGGCTACAACCAGCTGGCTGGTGCTGAACCAGGAAACCAAACGAATTGTAAAACTGGAACTTGGCTCCATTCCATTGCACGACGAACGCGTTCTGGAAATGAATGCAGGAAAAGTAAAACCGGTAAAATCGGAAGATGAAGTGCTTTTTACTCCCGTACTTTTTAACGAGATCGACGTTAACCAGCATTTTAACAGCGGACGTTATCTTGAACGAATAATAGACAGTTACGATTTTAATTTCCACGAGACGAATGAACTCATCGAATTTGAAGTGAATTTTGTAAAAGAGGGCACACAAAACGATAGGTTGGGAATTAAGAAACAAATACTGGATAAAAAGAATCATATTTGTAGTGTAGTTCGCGAAAGCGACGGAGCCGATCTGATTCGCGCCCGGCTGGTCTGGAGCCCGCGGCAACAGGCATTCTGA
- a CDS encoding aminotransferase class V-fold PLP-dependent enzyme translates to MCSLEKYFEKFRKNIVGIDQEFETPYGKMKINYGDWIASGRLYRPIECKITDEIGPYVGNTHTETSETGLRMTHAYHKSHQLIKQHVNAGPNDIIITAGFGMTAVINKFQRILGLKYCGKVAGKTCIAEREKPVVFVTHMEHHSNHTSWYETSADVVVVEPGDGLLIDTENLRNALEKYKDRPFKIGSFTACSNVTGVRTPYHEMAKIMHEYGGVCFIDFAASAPYDEINMHPEDPMEKLDAVMFSPHKFLGGPGSSGVIVFDVSMYKNTVPDNPGGGTVDWTNRWGKYKYVDDIEAREDGGTPGFLQSIRTALCFDLKDQMGIANIRKREEELLERAFNGLDTINGLKILADNVRDRLGVISFYVEGIHYNLLVRLLNDKYGIQTRGGCACAGTYGHFLLEVSLEQSEEITDKINHGDLSEKPGWVRWSLHPTMTDEEVDSMIKALNDIVPNINEYEKDYEYVNRTNTFWHKDEKDDKELLNKWFTLEHN, encoded by the coding sequence TTTGAAACACCTTACGGCAAAATGAAAATCAATTATGGCGATTGGATTGCCAGTGGCCGGTTGTATCGACCTATCGAATGCAAAATTACTGACGAGATTGGACCTTATGTTGGTAATACCCACACTGAAACCAGCGAAACCGGACTGCGCATGACACACGCTTACCACAAATCGCATCAGCTGATAAAACAACATGTAAATGCCGGGCCGAACGATATTATTATTACTGCCGGTTTTGGGATGACTGCTGTAATCAATAAATTTCAGCGCATTCTGGGTTTAAAATACTGCGGAAAAGTGGCAGGCAAAACATGTATTGCCGAGCGCGAAAAACCGGTGGTTTTTGTTACGCATATGGAACACCATTCAAACCACACTTCGTGGTACGAAACCAGTGCCGATGTTGTTGTTGTTGAACCCGGCGATGGATTGTTAATCGACACAGAGAATCTGCGTAACGCACTGGAAAAATATAAAGACCGTCCATTTAAAATTGGCTCGTTTACAGCCTGTTCGAATGTTACCGGAGTGCGCACGCCTTATCACGAAATGGCAAAAATTATGCACGAATACGGTGGTGTTTGTTTTATCGATTTTGCGGCCTCGGCACCTTACGATGAGATAAACATGCATCCGGAAGATCCGATGGAAAAACTGGATGCTGTAATGTTCTCGCCACACAAATTTTTAGGTGGCCCTGGGTCTTCCGGCGTAATTGTTTTTGATGTCAGCATGTATAAAAATACCGTTCCTGATAATCCGGGAGGAGGAACCGTTGACTGGACAAATCGCTGGGGAAAATATAAATATGTTGATGATATTGAAGCCCGCGAAGATGGAGGTACACCAGGTTTCCTGCAATCCATCCGCACAGCACTTTGTTTTGATTTGAAAGACCAGATGGGGATTGCAAATATCCGCAAACGCGAAGAAGAACTGCTTGAGCGTGCATTTAATGGGCTGGACACAATTAACGGACTAAAGATTCTGGCCGACAACGTACGCGACCGCCTTGGTGTAATTTCGTTTTATGTGGAAGGAATTCACTATAATTTGTTGGTTCGGTTGTTAAACGACAAATACGGTATTCAAACGCGTGGAGGTTGTGCCTGCGCCGGAACTTACGGTCACTTTCTTTTGGAAGTATCGCTGGAGCAATCGGAAGAAATTACTGATAAGATTAACCACGGCGATCTTTCGGAAAAACCGGGATGGGTGCGTTGGTCGCTTCACCCTACAATGACCGATGAAGAGGTTGATAGTATGATTAAGGCATTAAATGATATCGTTCCGAACATTAACGAATACGAGAAAGATTATGAGTACGTAAATCGTACCAACACTTTTTGGCACAAAGATGAAAAAGATGATAAGGAATTGTTGAACAAGTGGTTTACGCTCGAACACAATTAA
- the map gene encoding type I methionyl aminopeptidase: MGKIIIKSPEQIEGVRQSGKLAAKTLDFAEQFVKEGVNTEFIDDKVEEFIRSHGAVPATKGYNGYPKSSCISLNNVICHGIPSKKTVLKEGDILNIDVTTILNGFYGDTSRMFTVGDVSQEAEDLIDITSHCLDLGIEQVKPSNRFGNIGFVIQRYAKAQGYSVVYEFCGHGVGVDFHEEPQVDHASRRNSGPEMKPGMIFTIEPMINQGKPKAVIDKNDGWTARTIDSKLSAQFEHTILVTPTGCEVLTDIHNDYPIT; this comes from the coding sequence ATGGGAAAAATAATAATTAAATCTCCGGAGCAAATCGAAGGCGTCAGGCAAAGTGGAAAACTGGCAGCTAAAACACTCGATTTTGCTGAGCAGTTTGTAAAAGAAGGAGTAAACACCGAATTTATCGACGATAAGGTGGAGGAATTTATTCGTTCCCATGGAGCGGTTCCTGCAACCAAAGGGTATAATGGTTATCCTAAATCAAGTTGTATTTCGTTAAATAACGTGATTTGCCACGGTATTCCTTCAAAAAAAACCGTTTTAAAAGAAGGAGATATTTTGAATATTGATGTCACCACAATTTTAAATGGCTTCTATGGAGACACATCGCGTATGTTTACGGTAGGAGATGTAAGTCAGGAGGCTGAAGATCTGATTGATATTACAAGCCACTGTCTCGACCTCGGAATTGAGCAGGTAAAACCGAGCAACCGTTTTGGGAATATAGGATTTGTTATTCAGCGTTATGCCAAAGCACAAGGTTACAGTGTGGTGTACGAGTTTTGCGGACATGGTGTTGGTGTTGATTTTCATGAGGAGCCGCAGGTAGATCATGCTTCACGTAGAAACTCGGGACCGGAAATGAAACCCGGAATGATTTTTACAATCGAGCCGATGATTAACCAGGGAAAGCCAAAAGCCGTAATTGATAAAAATGATGGCTGGACCGCCCGTACGATAGATAGCAAACTGTCGGCACAATTCGAGCACACCATTTTGGTAACACCAACCGGCTGCGAAGTGTTGACAGATATTCACAATGATTATCCGATAACGTAG
- a CDS encoding copper homeostasis protein CutC — protein sequence MIKEACVESFLEARLAQDKGANRIELCSDLANDGLTPDFEILKKACSELDIPVMVMARPRAGNFVHSAEEIEAMKAAIDQAKEAGAAGVVFGLLTPNNKIDEANTRLLAEYAKPLPVTFHKAIDEMDDPEEGVRILKTIPNIKRILSSGGKATALEGQEVIRNMIAEAEGKIIILVAGKVTIDNVSEIQQITGTTELHGRKIVGDLTTKK from the coding sequence ATGATAAAAGAAGCATGTGTTGAATCATTTTTAGAGGCCAGGCTGGCACAGGACAAAGGAGCGAACCGAATTGAGTTGTGTTCCGATCTGGCAAATGATGGTTTAACTCCGGATTTTGAAATCCTAAAAAAAGCCTGTTCCGAATTGGATATTCCGGTGATGGTAATGGCGCGTCCGCGCGCAGGTAATTTTGTGCATTCGGCTGAGGAAATAGAAGCGATGAAAGCGGCTATCGACCAGGCAAAGGAAGCCGGTGCCGCCGGTGTTGTTTTTGGATTATTAACGCCCAACAATAAAATTGATGAAGCAAACACTCGTCTACTGGCCGAATATGCCAAGCCACTTCCTGTAACTTTTCACAAAGCAATCGACGAAATGGACGATCCGGAGGAAGGCGTTCGCATTTTAAAAACCATTCCGAATATAAAACGAATTCTTAGCTCGGGTGGCAAAGCGACAGCGCTTGAAGGACAGGAAGTCATCCGAAATATGATAGCCGAAGCAGAAGGAAAGATCATCATCCTGGTTGCAGGAAAAGTTACAATTGATAACGTTAGCGAAATTCAGCAAATTACCGGGACCACCGAATTACATGGTCGCAAAATTGTAGGAGATCTTACAACAAAGAAGTAA
- a CDS encoding glycoside hydrolase family 97 protein, which translates to MKRLLLIFVLAAGTFFSQAEEITSPNGKMKLIFDLSDGTPVYQLQLEDKTIIKPSKLGLELKDAEPLLSGFTLADSQTTTFDETWNPVWGEQSEIRNHYNELAVTLSQSATNRSMIIRFRVFNDGLGFRYEFPEQDNLIYFVVKDERTEFAMDGDHTAFWIPGDYDTQEYDYTKSKLSEIRGLMEKAITPNTSQTPISATAVQTALMMKTDDGYYINLHEAALKDYSCMHLELDDKNMVFESTLTPDAQGNMAYMQAPCTTPWRTVIASKNAGDILLSNITLNLNDPCAYENTDWITPVKYVGVWWEMITGKSSWAYTNLPSVKLGETDYSKTTPNGIHAANTEEVKKYIDFAAENGLDAVLVEGWNEGWEDWFNKSKDYVFDFVTPYPDFDVAKLRDYAKSKNIHLMMHHETSGSVRNYERHLDTAYQFMADNNYNSVKSGYVGNIIPRGEHHYGQWMVNHYLYAVKKAADYKIMVNAHEAVRPTGLSRTYPNLIGNESARGTEYEAFGGNNVDHTTILPFTRLIGGPMDYTPGIFETHVSEYNPDNNSQVRTTIARQLALYVTMYSPLQMAADLPSTYEKYMDAFQFIKDVALDWDKTLVLEAEPGDYITYARKEKGSENWFVGRTNDEEIRTSVISFDFLNPDQKYIATVYSDAKDADWKTNPQAYEIKKYVVSNKSDLKQQCAPGGGYAISIIPVSDKSELKGLKKL; encoded by the coding sequence ATGAAGAGATTACTATTGATTTTTGTGCTTGCCGCTGGCACATTCTTTAGCCAGGCTGAAGAAATTACTTCTCCGAACGGAAAAATGAAACTTATCTTCGATTTATCGGATGGAACACCGGTTTATCAACTTCAACTGGAAGATAAAACCATTATCAAACCCAGCAAATTGGGGCTTGAATTAAAAGATGCAGAACCACTGTTAAGCGGATTTACACTTGCCGACAGCCAAACTACTACTTTCGATGAAACATGGAACCCGGTTTGGGGCGAACAAAGCGAAATTCGTAACCATTATAACGAGTTGGCGGTAACTTTAAGCCAGTCCGCCACCAACCGAAGCATGATCATTCGCTTCCGTGTTTTTAACGACGGACTAGGTTTTCGTTATGAGTTCCCGGAGCAAGACAACCTGATTTATTTTGTGGTGAAAGACGAACGCACCGAGTTTGCCATGGACGGTGACCACACTGCTTTCTGGATACCGGGTGATTACGATACACAGGAATACGATTACACCAAATCGAAATTGTCTGAAATTCGTGGTTTGATGGAAAAAGCAATCACTCCTAACACTTCTCAAACACCAATTTCTGCAACTGCTGTACAAACAGCTTTAATGATGAAAACCGACGACGGTTACTACATCAACCTGCACGAAGCTGCATTAAAAGATTATTCGTGTATGCACCTCGAGCTGGACGACAAAAATATGGTGTTCGAATCAACTTTAACTCCCGATGCGCAAGGAAACATGGCCTACATGCAAGCGCCTTGTACAACACCATGGCGTACGGTTATAGCCAGCAAAAATGCCGGCGACATCCTACTTTCAAATATCACACTTAATTTAAATGATCCTTGCGCATACGAAAACACTGATTGGATTACACCTGTGAAATATGTTGGCGTTTGGTGGGAGATGATCACCGGAAAAAGCTCTTGGGCCTACACCAACTTACCAAGTGTAAAACTGGGCGAAACCGATTATTCAAAAACAACACCTAACGGAATCCATGCAGCCAACACCGAAGAGGTAAAAAAATACATTGACTTTGCCGCAGAAAATGGTTTGGATGCTGTTTTGGTTGAAGGTTGGAACGAAGGTTGGGAAGACTGGTTCAACAAATCGAAAGACTATGTTTTTGACTTTGTTACCCCCTACCCTGATTTTGATGTTGCCAAATTGCGCGACTATGCCAAAAGCAAAAATATACACCTGATGATGCACCACGAAACTTCGGGCTCGGTGCGCAATTACGAGCGTCATTTAGATACGGCTTACCAGTTTATGGCCGATAACAACTACAACTCGGTAAAAAGTGGTTATGTAGGCAACATTATTCCGCGTGGCGAACACCACTACGGACAATGGATGGTAAACCATTATTTGTATGCGGTAAAAAAAGCCGCTGATTATAAAATAATGGTTAATGCGCACGAAGCTGTTCGCCCGACCGGATTATCCAGAACTTATCCGAACCTCATCGGCAACGAATCGGCACGCGGAACCGAGTACGAAGCTTTTGGCGGAAACAATGTCGATCATACTACCATCCTACCGTTTACACGTTTGATTGGTGGACCGATGGATTACACGCCGGGTATTTTCGAAACGCATGTTAGCGAATATAACCCTGATAATAATTCGCAGGTTCGCACAACCATTGCACGCCAGTTAGCTTTGTATGTAACCATGTACAGTCCGCTGCAAATGGCTGCCGACCTGCCAAGTACTTACGAGAAATACATGGATGCTTTCCAGTTTATTAAAGATGTGGCTCTTGATTGGGATAAGACATTGGTTTTAGAAGCCGAACCGGGTGATTACATCACTTATGCCCGAAAAGAAAAAGGCAGCGAAAACTGGTTTGTGGGCCGTACAAACGACGAAGAAATCCGCACCTCCGTAATCAGTTTTGATTTTCTGAATCCGGATCAGAAATACATTGCGACAGTTTATTCTGATGCAAAAGATGCGGACTGGAAAACAAATCCACAGGCCTATGAAATCAAGAAATATGTGGTTTCAAATAAGTCCGACTTAAAACAACAATGTGCTCCCGGCGGTGGTTATGCAATCAGTATTATTCCGGTTTCTGACAAGTCGGAATTAAAAGGATTGAAGAAGTTATAA
- a CDS encoding co-chaperone GroES family protein produces the protein MSLVIEEKDLEKFIMVGDRVLVKPKNPSGKTKSGLYLPPSVQENEKVQSGYIVKVGPGYPIPAVSEEDEAWKEKKEGVKYVPLQTHIGDLAVYLNKSGHEIEFNNEKYIILPHSAILMIIRDENLFD, from the coding sequence ATGTCGTTAGTAATTGAAGAAAAGGATCTGGAAAAATTTATAATGGTAGGCGACCGTGTTTTGGTAAAACCCAAAAATCCGTCGGGTAAAACCAAGTCGGGGTTGTATTTGCCGCCATCGGTTCAGGAGAACGAGAAAGTCCAAAGTGGATATATCGTAAAAGTAGGACCGGGTTACCCGATTCCGGCAGTGAGCGAAGAAGACGAAGCGTGGAAAGAAAAAAAGGAAGGAGTAAAATATGTGCCGTTACAAACGCACATTGGCGACCTGGCTGTTTATTTAAATAAAAGTGGGCACGAAATTGAGTTTAATAACGAGAAGTACATTATTTTGCCGCACTCTGCAATTTTGATGATCATCAGGGATGAGAATTTATTTGACTAG
- a CDS encoding bile acid:sodium symporter family protein, translating into MKIDKFVLAIIGVIILAWFFPGIGSPESGVPLDLIASIGISLIFFFYGLKLSPRDIKMGLRNWKLHVVVQTTTFLVFPLIVLAFYPLIKSENGQTIWLAFLFLAALPSTVSSSVVMVSIAKGNIPAAIFNASVSGLIGIVITPLWMGLFLKQTTIDFKLGEIYFKLLTEILLPVIIGIFLQRYWGDFARKNSRYLTLFDKSVILLIIFKSFSHSFENKVFSAVDVIDLFLIVTAVILLFYAIYFLTLKVSQLLGFTIEDQITTQFCGTKKSLVHGTVFAKILFQQSATTGIMLLPIMIFHPIQILIISFVATRLGKRKKKQID; encoded by the coding sequence ATGAAGATAGATAAATTCGTTTTAGCCATTATCGGCGTTATTATTCTTGCCTGGTTTTTCCCAGGAATTGGAAGCCCGGAAAGTGGTGTGCCGCTTGATTTAATTGCGAGTATCGGAATTTCGCTGATTTTCTTTTTCTATGGATTAAAACTGAGTCCGCGCGATATAAAAATGGGACTCAGAAACTGGAAGCTTCACGTTGTGGTACAGACAACTACTTTTTTGGTTTTTCCATTAATTGTTCTTGCTTTTTATCCTTTAATAAAATCGGAGAACGGACAAACCATCTGGCTTGCTTTTTTGTTTTTGGCGGCACTTCCGTCAACAGTGTCTTCGTCGGTGGTGATGGTTTCAATCGCAAAAGGTAATATTCCGGCGGCCATTTTTAACGCCAGTGTTTCAGGATTGATCGGTATTGTGATAACGCCGCTTTGGATGGGACTGTTTTTAAAGCAGACTACCATTGATTTTAAACTTGGTGAAATTTATTTCAAACTGCTTACCGAAATTCTGCTTCCTGTTATTATAGGTATTTTTCTGCAGCGCTATTGGGGCGATTTTGCCCGAAAAAATAGTCGCTATCTAACTTTGTTTGATAAATCGGTGATCCTGCTTATTATCTTCAAAAGCTTTTCGCATTCATTCGAGAACAAGGTTTTTAGTGCTGTTGATGTCATTGATCTTTTTCTGATTGTAACGGCCGTTATCCTACTTTTTTATGCGATCTATTTCCTAACGCTTAAAGTGTCGCAGTTATTAGGATTTACTATCGAGGATCAGATTACGACACAATTTTGCGGTACAAAAAAGTCCTTGGTACACGGAACTGTTTTTGCCAAAATATTGTTTCAGCAGTCGGCAACTACCGGAATTATGTTACTTCCAATTATGATTTTCCACCCGATTCAAATACTTATAATCAGTTTTGTGGCTACCAGGCTAGGAAAGCGAAAAAAGAAGCAGATTGATTAA
- the miaA gene encoding tRNA (adenosine(37)-N6)-dimethylallyltransferase MiaA — MKTNLVTILGPTATGKTGLAAHLASQLNGEVISADSRQVYRGMDLGTGKDYEDYFVDGVEVPSHLVDIEDAGAHYNVYRFQTDFIEVFNEIQSRGKFPVLCGGSGLYLEAVLRNYRLIEVPPNKELRKQLEGKSLEELTRILKDLKPELHNETDVETDRRAIRAIEIEHYYRDHPQEDSEMPEINSLNVGIDFDREMRRQRITTRLKQRLDEGMLDEVQKLLDLGLTPEQLIYYGLEYKFLTLHLIGELSFDEMFSKLEIAIHQFAKRQMTWFRGMEKRGTKIHWINGHLPMDEKVGEILKLLEQTS, encoded by the coding sequence TTGAAAACCAATTTAGTAACAATACTTGGCCCAACAGCAACCGGAAAAACCGGATTGGCTGCCCATTTGGCCTCACAGTTAAACGGAGAAGTTATATCGGCCGATTCGCGACAGGTATACCGCGGAATGGATTTGGGAACCGGTAAGGATTACGAAGATTATTTTGTTGATGGTGTGGAAGTGCCATCGCATTTGGTTGATATTGAAGATGCAGGAGCGCATTATAATGTTTATCGTTTTCAGACCGATTTTATTGAGGTTTTCAACGAGATACAATCGCGCGGAAAGTTTCCGGTTTTGTGCGGTGGCAGTGGTTTATACCTTGAGGCGGTGTTACGAAACTACCGGTTAATAGAGGTGCCACCAAATAAAGAATTGCGAAAACAACTGGAAGGAAAATCGCTGGAGGAACTCACCAGAATTCTCAAAGACCTTAAGCCTGAATTGCACAACGAAACAGATGTGGAAACCGACCGACGTGCGATTCGTGCGATAGAAATTGAGCATTATTATCGTGATCATCCGCAGGAAGATTCAGAAATGCCCGAAATAAATAGTTTGAATGTTGGAATTGATTTCGACCGGGAAATGCGCCGCCAACGAATTACCACCCGCTTAAAACAACGACTTGATGAAGGAATGCTGGACGAGGTGCAGAAATTGCTCGATTTAGGATTAACACCGGAGCAACTGATTTACTATGGGCTTGAATATAAATTTCTGACTCTGCATTTAATTGGCGAGTTGAGTTTTGATGAAATGTTTAGCAAACTGGAAATTGCCATTCACCAGTTTGCAAAACGCCAGATGACCTGGTTCCGTGGAATGGAAAAGCGGGGCACAAAAATTCACTGGATTAACGGGCATTTGCCGATGGATGAAAAAGTTGGTGAAATTTTGAAACTGTTAGAACAAACTTCGTAA
- a CDS encoding patatin-like phospholipase family protein produces the protein MTKKYENGLVLSGGGTRGFAHLGVIAALQKLGIQPDVISGVSAGAIVGAFIAAGKSPEEVRDNFKRGWFFQYTKIHFPVNGLLKLDGVKEIIEKEIEAENIEDLNIPFFICVSNLNMGTVEYKSKGNLSDAVLASASIPIIFAPVELGKYLYVDGGLMDNIPVAPIRKDCQQVIASNISPINPKANMKNLIQIATRTVYMSVNQKLDEIKKQVDFYIEPRGIDEYDVFQRKHADELFDLGYKKTLEVLK, from the coding sequence ATGACTAAGAAATATGAAAACGGTCTGGTTTTAAGTGGTGGTGGAACGCGTGGTTTTGCCCATCTTGGCGTTATTGCGGCGCTTCAGAAACTGGGTATTCAGCCAGATGTAATTTCAGGAGTTAGCGCCGGTGCAATTGTTGGTGCTTTTATAGCCGCCGGAAAATCGCCCGAAGAAGTTCGGGATAATTTTAAACGTGGTTGGTTTTTTCAATATACAAAAATTCATTTCCCGGTTAATGGCCTGCTAAAACTTGATGGGGTTAAAGAAATTATCGAGAAGGAAATAGAAGCAGAAAACATTGAAGACCTAAACATTCCATTTTTTATTTGCGTTTCAAATCTGAATATGGGCACCGTAGAATACAAAAGCAAAGGCAATCTGAGCGATGCGGTGCTTGCGTCAGCATCGATTCCCATAATTTTTGCTCCGGTTGAACTGGGTAAATATTTATATGTAGACGGCGGATTGATGGACAATATTCCTGTTGCCCCTATTCGGAAAGATTGCCAGCAGGTTATTGCATCGAACATTAGTCCGATCAATCCAAAAGCTAATATGAAGAACCTTATCCAAATTGCCACCCGGACGGTTTATATGAGCGTTAACCAAAAACTGGATGAAATAAAAAAGCAGGTGGATTTTTACATTGAGCCACGCGGAATTGATGAATACGATGTTTTTCAACGAAAACATGCCGATGAGTTATTCGACCTGGGATACAAAAAGACCTTGGAAGTGCTGAAATAA